One Spinacia oleracea cultivar Varoflay chromosome 4, BTI_SOV_V1, whole genome shotgun sequence DNA segment encodes these proteins:
- the LOC130471857 gene encoding uncharacterized protein, giving the protein MAVSLGIDMAKEMGITKLEIQMDNEACYTMMDGNDSGYESSLPRSTPSTVSPSPVPNSMPPPPPRPPLYHSQSNSSRQQSSSRLGEANEPEVQPEPSELTSSRKGRKLTSPVWNHFERITVNDQFKAKCIHCNKLMSANTTNGTSNLNDHLTKRCTKKNQKVDIR; this is encoded by the exons ATGGCTGTCTCACTGGGAATTGACATggcaaaggaaatgggaattacTAAGCTGGAAATTCAAATGGATAATGAAGCTTGT TATACAATGATGGATGGTAATGATTCTGGATATGAGTCTTCATTACCTCGCTCGACTCCTTCTACTGTATCTCCTAGTCCCGTTCCCAACAGTATGCCACCACCTCCTCCCCGCCCGCCATTATATCATTCACAGTCCAATAGCTCTCGCCAACAATCGTCTTCTCGTCTTGGTGAAGCTAATGAACCTGAGGTACAACCAGAACCAAGTGAACTTACATCTTCTCGCAAAGGAAGAAAACTTACATCACCTGTGTGGAATCATTTTGAAAGGATTACGGTAAATGATCAGTTCAAGGCGAAGTGCATTCACTGTAACAAATTGATGTCGGCTAACACCACCAATGGGACTTCTAACCTTAATGATCACTTAACCAAAAGGTGCACTAAGAAAAACCAGAAAGTTGATATTCGCTAA
- the LOC110800389 gene encoding uncharacterized protein, which produces MVWNAQGAGSREFVSVLKELIRTHKPMVYALVETHMGGEQALHIATATGYDGNTRVDAQGFSGGIWVYWKKNLVTVDPIVQHNQFITMEITRIGEEPWYLSAIYASPDPTRRQDLWRELENFAQSNDKPWLLARDFNETRFGWERSSSCSETSRRSRRFNHWIENNQLLEIEFSGPSHTWARGNSVTTRQSARLDRALCNTEWGLRFDSGGVKHLPALQSDHCPLLISSNGFAPLSALNRPFRF; this is translated from the coding sequence ATGGTGTGGAACGCTCAAGGAGCCGGGAGTCGTGAGTTCGTGTCTGTATTGAAAGAACTCATCCGTACCCACAAACCTATGGTCTATGCACTAGTTGAGACTCACATGGGAGGTGAGCAAGCCTTACACATTGCAACTGCAACAGGCTATGATGGAAACACCCGAGTTGATGCCCAGGGATTCAGTGGGGGAATATGGGTATACTGGAAAAAGAACTTAGTCACTGTTGATCCTATAGTGCAACACAACCAATTCATAACCATGGAGATCACACGAATTggagaagaaccatggtacttGTCGGCTATCTATGCGAGCCCAGACCCAACACGACGACAAGATCTTTGGCGTGAACTAGAAAACTTCGCCCAATCTAATGATAAACCATGGCTCCTAGCAAGAGATTTCAACGAGACACGGTTTGGGTGGGAGAGAAGTTCAAGTTGTTCTGAGACCTCGAGGCGTAGCAGACGCTTCAACCACTGGATAGAAAACAATCAGCTACTAGAAATCGAGTTTTCTGGTCCTTCCCACACTTGGGCTAGAGGAAACTCAGTCACCACCAGGCAGAGTGCAAGATTAGATAGAGCGCTCTGCAACACAGAATGGGGACTACGATTCGATTCAGGTGGAGTAAAGCACTTACCTGCACTTCAATCAGACCATTGCCCTTTGTTGATTTCATCCAATGGTTTTGCTCCCCTGTCAGCTTTGAACCGACCTTTCAGATTCTAG
- the LOC130471858 gene encoding uncharacterized protein: MPIPNGLTWSLRKIWHNREVFLQANGVDQFVQAGKFRIQKMYKFLHSVGAQVGWKRLICNSHASPKSTFIVWLAVQNRLATKDRLIRWKLNIDGICGLCQVENENLEHLFFSCSYSQEIWKQVLLSLGVNRNVLPWHEEVQIAVKKSRSTQKQAFKYSIAFIESVYCIWLQRNAKVFRDHVDPVKTVVSNIMFNVECRCQ; the protein is encoded by the coding sequence ATGCCAATTCCTAATGGTTTAACTTGGTCattaaggaaaatttggcatAATAGAGAAGTATTTCTGCAGGCAAATGGAGTGGATCAGTTTGTGCAAGCTGGTAAATTCAGAATTCAGAAAATGTACAAGTTTCTTCATTCAGTTGGAGCTCAGGTGGGATGGAAGAGATTGATTTGTAATAGCCATGCTAGTCCAAAGAGCACCTTCATTGTGTGGCTAGCAGTGCAGAACAGACTTGCTACAAAAGACAGATTGATAAGATGGAAGCTAAATATTGATGGTATTTGTGGTCTGTGTCAGGTGGAAAATGAAAACTTGGAGCACCTTTTCTTCTCTTGCTCCTATTCTCAGGAGATTTGGAAGCAGGTTCTGCTTTCTTTAGGTGTGAATAGAAATGTGTTGCCTTGGCATGAGGAAGTTCAGATTGCAGTGAAGAAAAGCAGAAGCACACAGAAGCAAGCTTTCAAGTATAGTATAGCTTTCATTGAGTCTGTTTATTGTATTTGGTTGCAAAGAAATGCTAAGGTCTTTAGGGATCATGTTGATCCAGTTAAGACTGTTGTTAGCAAcattatgtttaatgttgagtgtAGATGTCAGTAG